The Amycolatopsis umgeniensis DNA segment TGCGGGCGTCGCGGGAGCGGAAGAAAGCGCTCAGCTGAACGACGCCAGCGCCGACGGGATCGGGATCTCGCCGCCGATGACGTCGAAACCCCGGTTCTCGGTGAGGGGTTCCTCCAGCGCGGCGACCATGACGGCGGCGACGTCGGCGCGGCAGACGCGGCCGGGTTCGAGGTGGCCGGCGATCTTGACGTGCCCGCTGGGCGGATCGTCGGTGAGCGTGCCGGGACGGACGATCGTCCAGTTCAGGCTCGAGCGGCGGAGGATGCTGTCGGAGATCTGCTTCGCCATCAGGATCGAGCGCACCAGGCGATCGCCCTGATCCGGTGAATCCGCGAACTGCGCGGAAAGCTGCACGAACCGCGCGACACCCGCCTTCTCCGCGGCGCGGATCGCGGTGATCACACCGTCGCGGTCGACGAGGTCGACCGACGCCTGATCCGGATCGGGCGCGCCGATCGCGCTGATCACCACCTCGGAACCGGCGAGGGCCTCGACGAGGTCGTCCGCGTCGGCGGTGACGTCCGCGACCACGGTTTCGGCGCCGAGCCCGGCGACCTCCTCGGCACGGCGACGGCTGCGCAGGCCCGCGCGCACCTGATGCCCCCGCCCCCGCAGCAGCCGGACCACGTGAATCCCCGTCCGCCCCGACGCACCCAGCACTGTGACCCGCATGACACCGAGTCTGCCTGATCACGCGCCCACCTGCCTGATCACGCGCGACCCACGCATTTCGTCCTCTAAATGCGCCCATGCCCACTCGCATTCAGAGGACTAAACGCGGTGTCGTGCTCCGGCGGGCGCCGGGCGTTTGCCGTGGTGTCGCGAAAGCCACTTTCGGGACGTCAGATGTCCCGAAAGTGGCTTTCGCGACACGGCCACCCACGCATTTCGTCCTCTAAATGCGTCAAGTACATGAAGGCCCCCTTCCTGTACCTAGGCGCAAGGAAGGGGGCCTTCATGTACTTCGACGAGCTACAGGATCTCCGCCGCCGAGCCGACGTCCGGAAGTCCGCCGACGTCCGGGTTCAGGTCCCCGGCCCCGACGAGTTCCGCCTTGACCTCGTGCGGCCGGATCCGGCCGTCGCGGATGTCCTCCGCGTAGTGGCAGGCCACCCGGTGCCCGGCGCCGATCTCCCGCAGCTGCGGGCGGTCGGTGTCGCACAGGCTCTGCTGCTTCCACGGGCAGCGCGTGTGGAAGCGGCAACCGGACGGCGGCCGCGCCGGCGAAGGCAGGTCGCCGGCGAGCAGGATCTGCTCCCGGCTGTCCTCGACCGTCGGATCCGGCACGGGGATCGCCGAAAGCAGCGCCCGCGTGTACGGGTGCAGCGGGTTCTCGTACAGCGCGTCGGCGTCGGCCTCTTCGACCAGCGAGCCGAGGTACATCACGCCGATACGGTCGGAGATGTGTCGCACCACCGCGAGGTCGTGCGCGATCACCAGGTACGTGAGCCCGAGCTTCTCCTGCAGGTTTTCCAGGAGGTTGACCACCTGCGCCTGCACCGAGACGTCCAGCGCGGACACCGGTTCGTCGGCGACGATCAGGTCCGGCTCCACCGCGAGCGCCCGCGCGATGCCGATGCGCTGGCGCTGACCGCCGGAGAACTCGTGCGGGTACTTCCGCAGCGAGGACTCGGGAAGCCCGACGGCGGACAGGAGTTCACGCAGCCGCTTGGCCGTCGCGTCCTTGTCCTTGTCGAGGCCGTGCGCCTTCATCCCTTCCGTCAGAATGGATTCCACCGACTGCCGAGGGTCCAAAGAGGACATCGGGTCCTGGAAGACCATCTGCATCCGGCGGCGCGCCTTGCGCAGGTCCTCGCCCTTGAGCCCGGCCACGTCCGTGCCGTCGAAGACGACGTGGCCGTCCGTCAGCTCGGTCAGCCGGAGGATCGCCCTGCCCAAAGTGGACTTCCCGCAGCCGGATTCGCCGACCAGCCCGTAGGTTTCGCCCTTGCGGATGGCGAGGTCGACGCCGTCGACGGCGTACACGTACCCGACGGTCCGGTCGACCACGATGCCGCGTTTGATCGGGAAGTGCACCTTGAGGTCGTTGACCTCGAGCAGCACTTCCTGCTGCGGTGCCGTATGCGTCATCGGGCCCCTCCTCGTGCGGCCACGGCCGGGATCACCGGGTTGTGGCAGCGCAGCAGCCCACCGCGATCGGGGGTCAGCTGCGGTGAAACCTCCCGGCACACGCCGAGAGCGTTCGGGCAGCGGGGCGCGAAGGCGCAACCGCCGTCCCACGGGATGTTGTCGGCGACGGATCCCTTGATGGGGATCAGTTTCTCGCCGCGGCCCGCGTCGAGACGCGGGATCGAGGCGAGCAGGCCGTGGGTGTACGGGTGCCGCGGTTCGGCGAACAGCGCGTGCCTTTCGGCGCGCTCGACGATCTTGCCGCCGTAGAGCACGTTGACCTCGTCGCAAAGACCCGCGACGACACCGAGGTCGTGCGTGATCATGATCAGCGCTGTCCCGGTGTCCTGCACCAGTTCCCGCAGCAGCGCGAGGATCTGCGCCTGGATCGTCACGTCGAGCGCGGTGGTCGGCTCGTCGGCGATGAGCAGCCGCGGACGGCAAGCCAGCGCGATCGCGATCAGCGCGCGCTGCCGCATCCCGCCGGAAAGCTGGTGCGGGTACTCGGAAAGCCGCCGCGACGGGTCGGGGATGCCGACCTTGTCCAGCAGTTCCGCCGCTTCCACCGACGCCACCTTGCGCGACATGCCGCGGTGCCGCTCGAGCACCTCGGTGATCTGCAGGCCGATCGGGATGACCGGGTTCAGCGAGGACAGCGGATCCTGGAACACCATGCCGAGGTCGCGGCCCCGGCGGTCCCGCATTTCCCGGTCCGACAGGCGAAGCAGATCCGTGCCTTCGAACGACACCGAACCGCTGACGTGGTTGCCGCGTTTGGCCAGCAACCGCATGATCGCCAGCGAGGTCACGGACTTGCCGCAACCGGACTCACCGACGAGACCGACCGTCTGGCCGGGCTCGACATCGAAACTGACCCCGTCCACCGCGGTGAACGGCTTCTCACCACGTCGCTGGAAAACAACCGTGAGGTCGCGTACTTCGAGGAGTGCCATGAGAAATCACCGCCTGTTCTTCGGATCGAGGGCTTCCCGCAAGGACTCGCCGAGCAGCGTGAACCCGAGCGCGA contains these protein-coding regions:
- a CDS encoding SDR family oxidoreductase; the encoded protein is MRVTVLGASGRTGIHVVRLLRGRGHQVRAGLRSRRRAEEVAGLGAETVVADVTADADDLVEALAGSEVVISAIGAPDPDQASVDLVDRDGVITAIRAAEKAGVARFVQLSAQFADSPDQGDRLVRSILMAKQISDSILRRSSLNWTIVRPGTLTDDPPSGHVKIAGHLEPGRVCRADVAAVMVAALEEPLTENRGFDVIGGEIPIPSALASFS
- a CDS encoding ABC transporter ATP-binding protein; translated protein: MTHTAPQQEVLLEVNDLKVHFPIKRGIVVDRTVGYVYAVDGVDLAIRKGETYGLVGESGCGKSTLGRAILRLTELTDGHVVFDGTDVAGLKGEDLRKARRRMQMVFQDPMSSLDPRQSVESILTEGMKAHGLDKDKDATAKRLRELLSAVGLPESSLRKYPHEFSGGQRQRIGIARALAVEPDLIVADEPVSALDVSVQAQVVNLLENLQEKLGLTYLVIAHDLAVVRHISDRIGVMYLGSLVEEADADALYENPLHPYTRALLSAIPVPDPTVEDSREQILLAGDLPSPARPPSGCRFHTRCPWKQQSLCDTDRPQLREIGAGHRVACHYAEDIRDGRIRPHEVKAELVGAGDLNPDVGGLPDVGSAAEIL
- a CDS encoding ABC transporter ATP-binding protein; this encodes MALLEVRDLTVVFQRRGEKPFTAVDGVSFDVEPGQTVGLVGESGCGKSVTSLAIMRLLAKRGNHVSGSVSFEGTDLLRLSDREMRDRRGRDLGMVFQDPLSSLNPVIPIGLQITEVLERHRGMSRKVASVEAAELLDKVGIPDPSRRLSEYPHQLSGGMRQRALIAIALACRPRLLIADEPTTALDVTIQAQILALLRELVQDTGTALIMITHDLGVVAGLCDEVNVLYGGKIVERAERHALFAEPRHPYTHGLLASIPRLDAGRGEKLIPIKGSVADNIPWDGGCAFAPRCPNALGVCREVSPQLTPDRGGLLRCHNPVIPAVAARGGAR